The Homo sapiens chromosome 5, GRCh38.p14 Primary Assembly genome includes a window with the following:
- the SMIM23 gene encoding small integral membrane protein 23 isoform X2: MTLLALLILVLYLSTEIWGSSWEVSERIRECNYYQNLAVPQGLEYQTNEPSEEPIKTIRNWLKEKLHVFSEKLEEEVQQLEQLAWDLELWLDALLGEPHQEEHCSTYKSHLWEWAWALGREHKGGEGLLEISLSGAEL, encoded by the exons ACGCTGTTGGCATTGCTGATCTTGGTGCTGTACTTGAGCACAGAGATATGGG GAAGCAGTTGGGAGGTGTCAGAAAGGATCAGAGAATGTAACTACTACCAGAATCTTGCAGTTCCCCAG GGGCTTGAATATCAGACCAACGAGCCCTCAGAAGAACCGATAAAGACCATCAGGAACTGGCTGAAGGAGAAGTTGCATGTCTTCTCGGAGAAGTTAGAGGAAGAGGTGCAGCAGCTGGAGCAGCTAGCGTGGGACCTGGAACTGTGGCTGGATGCTCTTCTGGGAGAGCCACACCAGGAGGAGCACTGCTCCACATATAAAAGTCACTTGTGGGAGTGGGCCTGGGCCCTGGGGAGAGAGCACAAAGGTGGGGAGGGGTTGCTAGAGATTTCTCTAAGCGGGGCAGAGCTCTGA